One genomic window of Sebastes umbrosus isolate fSebUmb1 chromosome 15, fSebUmb1.pri, whole genome shotgun sequence includes the following:
- the dpm3 gene encoding dolichol-phosphate mannosyltransferase subunit 3 — translation MTKLLEWLLGVSVVVAAWALVSFDLLDLKLPHSYREVAWPMPLYLLVSFGCYSLATVGYRVATFNDCDQASRELQEQIREAKEDLRKKGLKM, via the coding sequence ATGACTAAACTCCTGGAGTGGCTGTTGGGTGTGTCTGTGGTGGTCGCAGCCTGGGCTCTGGTCTCCTTCGACCTGTTGGACCTGAAGCTGCCTCACAGCTACAGAGAGGTGGCCTGGCCGATGCCTCTCTACCTGCTGGTGTCGTTTGGCTGCTACTCTCTGGCCACGGTGGGATACAGGGTGGCCACCTTCAATGACTGCGACCAGGCGTccagagagctgcaggagcaGATACGAGAAGCCAAAGAGGACTTGAGGAAAAAGGGCTTAAAGATGTAG